A single genomic interval of Rosistilla ulvae harbors:
- a CDS encoding glycosyltransferase family 4 protein: MKLYYLSNSTIPSTAANSIHAMHMCSAFVQAGHDVTLFAGKGVDITENPFTYYGVPECFRLIRLPRPEIPIVKSALFGNHVARRIRTMPPPDLLYARDPWSLWRCRNTPCPLVFEAHSAAGGIRKFVERQLFRSPNFSHLVVISKALQSSYAELLSATSSRVRSVVAHDAAPFIDETAPATQQQRPGSLRIGYLGQLYAGKGAEIVSTLARLMPQHEFHIVGGRPGDVKTLKDRSAGVSNLVTHGFVPPSRVGSLRATMDVLVAPYQRTVAGSGGGDISRWMSPLKIFEYMSSGKAIVASELSVLREILEHNRNCLLVEPDRIQAWLAAIVRLEDAQLRNRLGKAARQQFEREHTWSKRVDTVLRPLLDDGEDHKCVD; the protein is encoded by the coding sequence ATGAAGCTCTATTACTTGTCCAACTCTACCATTCCATCCACGGCGGCAAATAGCATTCACGCGATGCATATGTGTAGTGCTTTCGTGCAAGCCGGACACGATGTCACGCTCTTTGCGGGAAAGGGAGTAGACATCACCGAGAATCCTTTTACCTACTACGGTGTCCCCGAATGCTTCCGTCTGATTCGTCTTCCTCGGCCGGAGATCCCTATCGTCAAAAGCGCGCTCTTTGGCAATCACGTTGCCCGACGGATTCGCACAATGCCCCCCCCGGATTTGCTATATGCTCGGGACCCGTGGTCTCTGTGGAGATGTCGCAACACGCCCTGCCCGTTGGTCTTTGAGGCTCACTCAGCAGCCGGGGGGATTCGCAAATTTGTAGAACGGCAACTGTTTCGATCTCCCAACTTTTCTCATCTCGTCGTCATCTCGAAGGCATTACAAAGCAGCTATGCCGAACTGCTCTCTGCAACGTCTTCGAGAGTCCGGTCCGTCGTGGCCCACGATGCGGCTCCTTTCATTGATGAGACGGCACCCGCGACACAGCAACAGCGGCCTGGATCGTTGAGAATTGGATACCTCGGTCAACTCTATGCGGGCAAAGGAGCAGAGATCGTATCGACGCTTGCCCGCTTGATGCCGCAACATGAATTTCACATTGTTGGTGGCAGGCCCGGCGACGTCAAAACGCTGAAAGACCGATCCGCGGGAGTTTCCAATCTGGTGACTCATGGCTTCGTTCCGCCAAGTCGTGTTGGGAGTCTTCGCGCCACGATGGATGTCTTGGTAGCCCCGTATCAGCGGACCGTCGCTGGATCAGGCGGCGGCGATATCAGTCGTTGGATGTCACCATTAAAGATCTTTGAATATATGTCTTCGGGCAAGGCGATCGTCGCTTCCGAATTGTCGGTGCTTCGCGAGATCCTCGAACACAACCGCAACTGCCTTCTGGTCGAGCCGGATCGCATTCAAGCATGGCTCGCTGCGATCGTGCGATTGGAAGACGCTCAACTTCGCAACCGGCTCGGCAAGGCTGCGCGGCAGCAGTTTGAACGAGAACACACATGGAGCAAGCGGGTTGATACCGTACTGCGTCCGCTTCTGGATGACGGCGAGGATCACAAATGTGTGGATTAG
- the asnB gene encoding asparagine synthase (glutamine-hydrolyzing), producing the protein MCGLVGGTDPRWDYARAVEAIRHRGPDSQAVVTVDEVTLGFARLAVIDIRDVANQPMASPDGKQWIVFNGEIYGHVALRKKLESYGVRFRTTSDTEVLLEAYRHWGESFTEHIDGMFAIAIYDRVNRQIKLFRDRAGIKPLYYYWNGTHFAFASELKAVVELLGQSTLMIDPTAAYDFLTYGYVPTPKSLYQNVFKLPPASRLTLDLPNRRLRGPETYWELVVDLEASTTQSTVDATAKLHQLVDRSVADQMVADVPVGCFLSGGIDSSMVVASATKRCQDFRTFTIGFEESSHSEIAYAKKVAERFDTHHHERTLPKNAVGDSFDQLRAWYDEPFADSSAFPTFLVCRVARETVTVALSGDGGDELFGGYRRYRQFQRLERICKRGPTNWARFFARRKRQWRRRSIPRRLLTFGHVITSSPLAFYTMLLGGLTREEKTRYAQRLEIPEDYDDYWYFRAHWRPSLPLLTRLQCLDFHTYLPDDILTKVDRTSMANSLEVRVPLLSRSLIEYAFSLPEQLRFQGGMPKGILRNAYRGILPTVVIDRKKRGFSIPLGYHPSRVESFVESVFHNVFADLLVDRTGETEPSGLATWETTTG; encoded by the coding sequence ATGTGTGGATTAGTTGGTGGAACCGATCCGCGATGGGACTACGCCCGTGCCGTGGAAGCTATCCGTCATCGAGGCCCAGACTCGCAAGCGGTCGTGACCGTCGATGAGGTCACGTTGGGTTTTGCGCGACTGGCTGTGATCGACATCCGCGATGTCGCCAACCAACCGATGGCTAGCCCAGACGGAAAGCAGTGGATCGTTTTTAACGGAGAAATCTACGGGCACGTGGCATTGCGCAAGAAACTAGAATCCTATGGCGTGAGATTCCGTACCACAAGCGATACCGAAGTGCTTCTGGAAGCCTATCGACATTGGGGCGAATCGTTCACCGAGCATATTGATGGGATGTTCGCTATCGCAATTTATGACAGAGTGAACCGCCAGATTAAGCTGTTTCGCGATCGGGCTGGCATCAAGCCGCTGTATTACTATTGGAACGGAACCCACTTTGCTTTTGCTTCGGAATTGAAGGCAGTGGTGGAGCTCCTCGGACAATCGACTCTCATGATCGATCCGACCGCGGCGTACGACTTCCTCACCTATGGCTACGTGCCGACTCCCAAGTCGCTCTACCAGAACGTTTTCAAGCTCCCTCCGGCTAGCCGGCTGACACTCGATCTTCCCAATCGTCGGCTTCGAGGTCCCGAAACCTATTGGGAACTTGTCGTCGATTTGGAAGCTTCAACAACTCAATCCACTGTCGACGCGACCGCCAAACTTCATCAACTGGTGGATCGATCCGTCGCAGACCAGATGGTTGCCGACGTACCCGTTGGTTGCTTCCTCAGTGGCGGTATCGACTCCAGCATGGTTGTCGCTTCTGCGACAAAACGGTGCCAAGATTTCCGAACCTTTACTATCGGATTCGAGGAGAGTTCACACAGCGAGATAGCGTATGCGAAGAAGGTGGCCGAACGCTTTGATACGCATCATCACGAAAGAACTCTACCCAAAAACGCGGTGGGAGATTCATTCGACCAACTGAGGGCGTGGTATGACGAACCGTTTGCTGACTCTTCTGCGTTTCCAACCTTTCTTGTTTGCCGAGTTGCGCGAGAGACGGTGACCGTCGCCCTCTCGGGAGACGGTGGCGACGAGCTATTTGGTGGCTATCGCCGATACCGGCAGTTTCAGCGTCTCGAACGAATTTGCAAGCGTGGTCCGACGAACTGGGCTCGCTTCTTTGCGCGACGAAAACGGCAATGGCGACGGCGATCCATTCCGCGTCGACTGTTGACATTCGGACACGTTATAACAAGCTCGCCACTGGCGTTTTATACCATGCTGTTGGGAGGGTTGACTCGTGAAGAAAAGACTCGATACGCTCAGCGATTGGAGATACCAGAGGATTACGATGACTACTGGTACTTCCGCGCACACTGGAGGCCTTCGTTGCCGTTGTTGACGCGACTCCAATGCCTCGATTTCCACACCTATCTTCCCGACGACATCTTAACCAAGGTGGATCGCACAAGCATGGCGAACTCACTGGAAGTTCGCGTACCTTTGCTCAGTCGTTCGTTGATCGAGTACGCATTTTCGCTACCAGAACAACTTCGATTTCAGGGCGGAATGCCCAAAGGCATACTTCGCAACGCCTATCGCGGCATCCTTCCCACCGTGGTGATCGACCGGAAAAAACGTGGTTTTTCAATCCCCTTGGGTTATCACCCGAGTCGAGTTGAATCATTTGTTGAATCGGTCTTCCACAACGTGTTTGCCGATCTGTTGGTCGACCGCACTGGCGAAACAGAACCTTCGGGACTGGCGACTTGGGAGACAACGACTGGATGA
- a CDS encoding lipopolysaccharide biosynthesis protein: MSETSVLKMGTSLRRVLRNSSWLMAAQVLAGALMFAQTIVVTRSLGVTAYGTFAIATTVVMSVIQICDCRVWEALIAFAPRYRAQGEPAKSIATLQLCLAVELVSGTLAWGAVVAVADIASRVLFPTDEIAGSIRMLGILALVKFPHEPLTALLRIENRFHWQASYRLALAVLRMLAAAIVCSVSPSIDNLLIAEIASHLVGSVFLLVLGNSTVRSLGFSLWDLSTMPSLWSDVPKILRFMLYSSIAGNTRMITTKADVLLLGLFSSPAVVGGYDLAKKVADGLASMATPLYMAIFPEISKHVAAASFDETRELQRGLTKLVLWGGIPSCAVATALAPTLIDLGFGTGYQESGLLLQILVWQLLATCMAWVPGYLLALGMAGTQTLLVACDALIYLLLLAALIPTLGNVGAAIATTGRVVVWMTMASCVLRRLHQPHPSDSPLHSDTTPKGEQKLIR; this comes from the coding sequence ATGAGTGAGACCAGCGTTTTAAAAATGGGTACCTCGCTGCGTCGTGTTTTACGCAACTCCAGCTGGTTGATGGCTGCGCAGGTCCTGGCTGGTGCGTTGATGTTTGCACAGACAATTGTGGTGACGCGCAGCTTAGGAGTTACGGCGTACGGAACATTTGCGATTGCGACAACTGTCGTGATGTCGGTTATTCAAATCTGCGATTGCCGCGTTTGGGAGGCGTTGATCGCGTTTGCGCCGCGCTATCGCGCTCAGGGCGAACCCGCCAAGTCGATCGCGACGTTGCAATTGTGTCTGGCGGTGGAATTGGTCAGCGGAACTTTGGCATGGGGCGCAGTCGTCGCGGTTGCTGATATCGCCAGTCGCGTACTGTTCCCAACCGATGAGATCGCGGGGTCGATTCGAATGCTGGGAATCCTCGCGCTGGTCAAATTCCCGCACGAACCGCTCACGGCCCTGCTGCGCATCGAAAATCGGTTCCACTGGCAGGCTTCGTATCGATTGGCATTGGCGGTATTGCGGATGCTCGCAGCGGCGATCGTCTGCTCCGTTTCGCCCAGTATCGACAACTTGTTGATTGCAGAAATCGCCAGCCATCTCGTCGGGTCAGTGTTTTTGCTGGTGTTGGGAAATTCGACCGTTCGGTCACTTGGATTTTCGCTTTGGGACCTTTCCACGATGCCGTCCCTGTGGTCCGACGTCCCCAAGATCTTGCGATTTATGCTCTACAGTAGTATCGCAGGCAACACGCGGATGATCACGACAAAGGCTGATGTCTTGCTGCTTGGTCTTTTCTCTTCCCCGGCAGTTGTGGGGGGCTACGATTTAGCCAAGAAAGTTGCAGATGGGCTCGCGAGTATGGCCACACCGCTTTACATGGCGATCTTTCCAGAGATTTCTAAGCATGTTGCCGCAGCTAGTTTCGATGAGACCCGCGAACTTCAACGCGGCCTCACCAAACTTGTTCTTTGGGGCGGAATTCCTTCTTGCGCCGTCGCAACGGCCCTGGCCCCGACGCTGATTGATCTTGGCTTTGGAACCGGTTACCAGGAATCCGGATTGCTTCTCCAGATTCTGGTGTGGCAGTTGCTCGCAACCTGCATGGCTTGGGTCCCGGGATACCTGCTTGCTTTGGGAATGGCAGGAACGCAAACGTTGTTGGTGGCATGCGATGCGTTGATCTATCTGTTGCTGCTTGCGGCGCTGATACCCACGTTGGGAAATGTCGGTGCGGCGATTGCTACAACGGGCCGAGTCGTTGTGTGGATGACGATGGCAAGTTGCGTCCTCCGCCGTCTTCATCAACCCCATCCCAGCGATTCACCATTGCATTCCGATACGACTCCCAAGGGGGAACAGAAGTTAATCCGATGA
- a CDS encoding class I SAM-dependent methyltransferase, translating into MTTSDATDYCLPDDYHSQPIPPMVSENIRAEQYWTPKRIRLSSRYQYDVYRVAREIADSNEGRPTIYDIGCGPATKLMRFFGAEFNVIGFDRPEAISYCRRTYRRGTFVEVDLDNTCRLHAPDIPPADIVICADVIEHLQRPERLIATMIALAGNSGTIIISTPERDRLRGPSNRKPTNPEHIREWNATEFSQFLNRCGLEVVQHSIQPQLLPGASFIAWRWIFGQWLAGRSHHTNQVAVCRTKRQVTPSDAGTTK; encoded by the coding sequence ATGACGACAAGCGATGCGACGGACTATTGTCTGCCAGATGACTATCATAGCCAACCGATTCCACCGATGGTTTCGGAGAACATACGCGCCGAGCAGTATTGGACGCCGAAGCGAATTCGACTCTCCAGTCGATATCAATACGATGTCTATCGTGTCGCGCGTGAAATCGCCGATTCCAACGAAGGGCGACCGACCATTTACGACATCGGATGTGGTCCGGCGACAAAGTTGATGCGGTTCTTCGGCGCCGAATTTAACGTTATTGGATTTGACCGCCCCGAAGCAATCTCCTATTGCCGAAGGACCTACCGGAGAGGCACATTCGTCGAGGTGGACTTGGACAACACCTGCCGCTTGCATGCTCCAGATATTCCCCCCGCTGACATCGTGATATGCGCCGATGTGATTGAACACTTGCAGCGTCCCGAACGCCTGATCGCTACGATGATCGCGTTGGCTGGAAACTCAGGAACGATAATCATCAGCACACCAGAACGAGACAGGTTGCGTGGACCTTCAAACCGCAAGCCCACCAATCCGGAGCACATTCGCGAATGGAACGCTACGGAATTCTCTCAGTTCCTGAACCGTTGCGGACTCGAGGTCGTGCAGCATTCGATCCAACCCCAGTTGCTACCTGGGGCCAGCTTTATCGCATGGCGGTGGATCTTCGGACAGTGGCTTGCGGGAAGATCGCATCACACCAATCAAGTCGCGGTTTGCCGAACCAAACGGCAAGTTACCCCATCGGATGCGGGAACAACGAAGTGA
- a CDS encoding class I SAM-dependent methyltransferase, which yields MTDIDIKKTRPKATHSTLRKLPLARLCYRLLRRFTNHFSRGNLQSFATDQRSRFAGKVLSIGAGGELGKLVQQGNCLSIDIEPERTPDIVADAHHLDDLFQEGEFEAVFLIEVLEHVHDPAVVLKQIRHVLQPGGTLVMSVPFVFELHDAPHDYWRFTEFGLRHLLSDFHNVQISRRNGFIKSTCSPALRLVYSAKGIDCFIGMIFVSICFLLYPVIALLDHAIASEASTSGFNVMATR from the coding sequence GTGACAGACATCGACATTAAGAAAACGCGCCCCAAAGCGACACATTCCACATTGCGAAAACTCCCCCTCGCGCGTCTTTGCTATCGACTGTTGCGACGTTTTACGAATCACTTCAGTCGGGGTAATCTGCAAAGCTTTGCAACCGATCAACGGTCTCGGTTCGCGGGAAAAGTGTTGTCGATCGGAGCCGGAGGGGAGCTCGGGAAGTTGGTCCAACAAGGGAACTGCCTCTCCATCGATATCGAACCAGAGCGAACGCCAGACATCGTAGCTGACGCACATCATCTCGATGATCTGTTTCAAGAAGGAGAATTTGAGGCCGTATTCCTCATCGAGGTACTGGAGCACGTGCACGATCCCGCGGTCGTTCTAAAACAAATCAGGCACGTCCTTCAACCTGGAGGCACGCTGGTCATGAGTGTTCCGTTTGTTTTTGAACTGCACGATGCGCCTCACGACTACTGGCGTTTCACCGAATTTGGATTGCGTCACTTGCTGTCAGACTTTCACAACGTGCAAATCTCGCGACGGAATGGGTTCATTAAATCAACGTGCAGTCCGGCACTGCGCTTGGTTTACAGCGCAAAAGGCATCGACTGCTTTATCGGGATGATCTTTGTGTCTATTTGCTTCTTGCTCTACCCCGTCATTGCGCTGCTGGATCATGCAATTGCGTCCGAAGCGTCGACATCGGGATTTAACGTGATGGCGACCCGATGA
- a CDS encoding tetratricopeptide repeat protein gives MKPSQTTDLQQPFDGAVSLRRPLLACWLIVAAGCLAYANSFAGVFVYDDLPTIVENMAIRSLDTAWNAQPQDIPMGLWRRPVGRWTVALNYAAGGLNPWGYHALNLGVHLIAALLLFDLIRRTLLLPKIPPQLQQAASMLALATALIWTVHPLQTESVTYIIQRLESIVGMFYLATIYCLLRGSQSCHRWSWYCIAALACWLGVATKEVMVTAPVVALLFDRIFLTDSWKQTFRDRGALHAVLIAAAIFLVWRSGYLPVAPRPPAFPSLPDPFREDRPDRWNYLLSQPGVLVHYLKLCYWPTGQCLDYMWPVADSWSKIVLPGLVIVGLLAATFVALWYRPRIGFVGLASFLVLAPTSTIIPLRLAFEHRMYLPLAGVAFLSVLACYWLMLRMKLSDSAMRRGGGILCAVVCLSLLITTINRNRVYHSMTAIYIDNVAKAPWNHLAYLNLGTAYFEQGDQQAALQMFQRAAELKPEDARPWANLGYSLQIEGETDRAIEALRRAIQINPGYLRPHRELAVLLQHKQQWPAARELFEQALKINATDPQTLNDYAIGLASNGDPAAGEAMLRRCIDYDPNRPKSHFNLAMLILRREGANDDARAHLRWALNLDPNLQQARQILQQLPSLEPSS, from the coding sequence GTGAAACCATCGCAAACGACAGACTTGCAGCAACCATTCGATGGTGCTGTGTCGCTGCGGAGACCTCTGCTTGCCTGCTGGTTGATCGTTGCAGCAGGCTGCTTGGCGTACGCCAATAGCTTTGCGGGCGTCTTCGTCTACGACGATCTGCCAACGATTGTCGAAAACATGGCGATTCGTTCACTGGACACAGCCTGGAACGCTCAACCGCAAGATATTCCGATGGGGTTGTGGCGACGACCGGTTGGCCGCTGGACGGTCGCTCTGAACTATGCCGCCGGCGGTCTGAATCCATGGGGCTACCACGCGCTGAACCTCGGCGTCCATCTGATCGCCGCGCTGTTGTTGTTCGACTTGATTCGCCGAACCTTGCTCCTGCCCAAGATACCGCCGCAATTGCAACAAGCTGCATCGATGTTGGCCTTGGCAACAGCACTGATCTGGACGGTCCACCCACTGCAGACCGAAAGCGTTACCTACATCATCCAACGTCTTGAGTCGATTGTTGGGATGTTTTACCTGGCGACTATCTATTGCCTGTTGCGAGGTTCCCAGTCTTGCCATCGCTGGAGTTGGTACTGCATCGCAGCACTCGCCTGCTGGTTGGGCGTCGCGACCAAAGAAGTCATGGTCACAGCCCCCGTGGTCGCGTTGCTCTTTGACCGGATCTTTTTGACCGACTCCTGGAAACAAACATTTCGAGATCGAGGCGCGCTACATGCGGTGCTGATAGCCGCCGCGATCTTTCTCGTCTGGCGGTCGGGCTACCTGCCGGTCGCCCCCCGACCTCCGGCTTTCCCGTCGCTTCCCGACCCGTTTCGCGAAGACCGTCCCGATCGCTGGAACTACCTGCTGTCCCAGCCCGGCGTGCTGGTGCATTACCTGAAGCTTTGCTATTGGCCCACGGGGCAATGCCTCGATTACATGTGGCCGGTTGCCGACAGTTGGTCAAAAATCGTCCTGCCAGGCCTGGTGATCGTGGGGCTACTTGCGGCAACCTTCGTGGCACTTTGGTATCGGCCGCGAATAGGCTTCGTCGGTTTGGCCTCTTTTTTGGTCCTCGCCCCCACATCGACAATCATCCCGCTGCGATTGGCCTTTGAACACCGGATGTATTTGCCTCTAGCCGGGGTTGCGTTTTTGAGCGTCCTGGCCTGTTACTGGCTGATGTTGCGGATGAAGCTTTCCGATTCCGCCATGCGTCGCGGGGGCGGTATCTTGTGCGCGGTCGTCTGTCTAAGCCTGTTGATCACAACAATCAATCGCAATCGCGTCTACCACAGCATGACCGCCATCTACATCGACAATGTAGCCAAAGCACCATGGAACCATTTGGCCTACCTGAATCTTGGCACCGCTTATTTTGAGCAAGGCGACCAACAAGCGGCACTGCAAATGTTCCAACGCGCCGCGGAACTGAAACCGGAAGATGCTCGCCCCTGGGCAAACCTGGGGTATTCACTGCAGATCGAAGGAGAGACCGATCGCGCGATCGAGGCATTGCGCCGCGCGATCCAGATCAACCCCGGCTACCTTCGACCGCATCGAGAACTTGCCGTCCTATTGCAACACAAACAGCAATGGCCAGCCGCCCGCGAACTTTTCGAACAGGCGCTGAAAATCAACGCTACCGATCCACAAACGCTAAACGACTACGCCATCGGCTTGGCCTCCAATGGTGATCCGGCAGCAGGTGAAGCCATGCTGCGGCGATGTATCGATTACGACCCAAATCGCCCCAAATCACACTTCAATTTGGCAATGCTGATCCTGCGCCGAGAAGGGGCAAACGACGATGCGCGAGCTCATCTGCGGTGGGCGCTCAACTTGGATCCCAACCTTCAACAGGCGCGCCAAATTTTACAGCAATTGCCATCGCTCGAACCATCCTCATGA
- a CDS encoding tetratricopeptide repeat protein: protein MNRTKSNRNGMLAATSGNRPASKTGKGDVAENASARSVSFPTRTCIALTATAVLLTFANSFHGVFLYDDQPNIHENLSLRSLQATWEASGTDVPSGLWRRPVGRWSLAMNYWISGLDPWSYHAVNLAIHLAASLILLDLLRRTMHLRGTPRWIREHANPIALVVTLIWAVHPLQTESVTYIVQRLESLMGMFYLATIYCLLRGARSRRHLPWYAAAVASCWLGAFTKEVMVTAPVVALLYDRIFLSRSWLTVLRRRGWVHAMMLPSSIYLVWAARRLPLLPKPASRPTIPSPFRDYSDPWNYLLSQPGVLLHYLQLTFWPRGQCLDYMWPVADNWLKIVLPGLVIVGLLAASFIALWRWPRLGFVGVASFLVLAPTSTIIPLRLAFEHRMYLSLAGVALLTVLAVAWAIRRYLDDPQQQRRMAIGLSAIVIIALMITTHLRNTVYYSRLAMFQDNVAKAPANIFAYMNLGDYYLEVDDPASALALFQATTKIKPDDARTWTCVGCALKEMGKVDQAAAMLKRAVELNPEYGQANHHYAIAMEQLGDWPTAAAHFEKAIAQEPGNATIHNDVAVALGSRGLFADAEGYLRQALQLNPEHAEAHTNLGSMIMSQGGSPREAEFHFREAVRLQPDSREAALNLQRVQQLTAPAAANGLQQQG, encoded by the coding sequence ATGAACCGAACCAAATCCAATCGCAACGGCATGTTGGCCGCAACGTCAGGCAATCGGCCAGCTTCGAAGACAGGGAAAGGGGACGTAGCGGAGAACGCTTCAGCTCGCAGCGTTTCGTTTCCGACGAGAACTTGTATCGCCCTGACCGCCACGGCGGTGCTGCTTACGTTTGCGAACAGTTTCCATGGCGTCTTTCTCTACGACGATCAACCGAACATCCATGAAAACTTATCGCTGCGCAGCCTACAGGCAACATGGGAGGCCAGCGGAACCGATGTCCCTTCGGGCCTGTGGCGGCGTCCAGTAGGGAGATGGTCGTTGGCGATGAACTACTGGATCAGCGGGCTGGATCCATGGAGCTACCATGCGGTCAATCTTGCCATCCATCTCGCCGCCTCGTTAATCCTGTTGGACCTGCTGCGTCGGACGATGCATCTGCGCGGCACGCCCCGCTGGATTCGCGAACATGCCAACCCGATCGCGTTGGTCGTGACGCTGATCTGGGCCGTCCATCCGCTGCAAACCGAAAGCGTCACCTATATCGTCCAACGGCTCGAATCGTTGATGGGGATGTTTTACTTGGCGACGATCTATTGCCTGTTGCGAGGCGCACGATCGCGCCGCCACTTGCCATGGTATGCGGCGGCGGTGGCCAGTTGTTGGCTGGGAGCTTTTACCAAAGAGGTGATGGTTACCGCGCCGGTGGTCGCATTGTTATACGACCGGATTTTCTTAAGCCGATCGTGGCTTACCGTATTGCGGCGGCGAGGCTGGGTTCACGCGATGATGCTGCCGTCGTCGATCTATCTCGTCTGGGCCGCTCGGCGCCTGCCGCTGCTGCCGAAGCCCGCCTCGCGCCCTACGATCCCGAGCCCCTTCCGCGATTACTCCGATCCGTGGAACTATCTGCTGTCGCAGCCGGGTGTGCTGCTGCACTATCTGCAGCTGACCTTCTGGCCGCGCGGCCAGTGCCTCGATTACATGTGGCCTGTTGCCGACAACTGGCTCAAAATCGTGCTGCCAGGCCTGGTGATCGTCGGCCTATTAGCCGCATCGTTTATCGCGTTGTGGCGTTGGCCACGACTGGGCTTTGTCGGCGTGGCTTCGTTTCTCGTCTTGGCACCGACATCGACGATCATTCCGCTGCGACTGGCTTTTGAGCACCGGATGTATCTCTCGTTGGCAGGCGTCGCGCTACTGACAGTGCTTGCCGTCGCGTGGGCGATTCGCCGATATCTCGACGATCCCCAACAACAGCGACGCATGGCGATCGGACTGTCGGCGATTGTGATCATCGCCTTGATGATCACAACGCATCTCCGAAACACTGTTTACTACAGCCGCCTGGCGATGTTTCAAGACAACGTCGCCAAAGCCCCCGCAAACATCTTCGCCTACATGAATCTGGGCGACTATTACCTGGAAGTCGATGATCCGGCGAGCGCTTTGGCCCTGTTCCAAGCGACAACCAAGATCAAGCCCGACGATGCGCGGACGTGGACCTGCGTCGGTTGCGCCCTGAAAGAAATGGGCAAGGTCGACCAAGCGGCCGCGATGCTCAAGCGAGCGGTCGAATTGAATCCTGAATACGGTCAGGCCAATCATCACTACGCGATCGCGATGGAACAGTTGGGAGACTGGCCCACGGCGGCGGCCCACTTTGAAAAGGCGATCGCACAGGAGCCGGGGAATGCCACAATTCATAACGATGTCGCCGTCGCGTTGGGTTCGCGTGGCCTGTTCGCCGATGCAGAAGGGTACCTGCGGCAAGCACTTCAGCTGAATCCCGAACACGCCGAGGCGCACACAAATCTAGGCAGCATGATCATGAGCCAGGGGGGATCGCCACGGGAAGCGGAGTTCCATTTTCGCGAAGCGGTACGGTTGCAGCCCGACAGTCGCGAGGCGGCGCTCAACCTCCAACGCGTCCAACAATTGACCGCTCCCGCTGCCGCCAACGGTCTCCAACAACAAGGCTGA
- the rsfS gene encoding ribosome silencing factor, with the protein MSEQAQNEDSQTHPPVSGKQRSLELATAAARVAIENRGSDVMVIDVSDQTVLFDYFVLATGTSRRQLHAISEEIDDVLEKSLNDKRMGIEGYQESRWIVLDYGTIVVHLFDQETRGYYDLESLWADGKPVDLKTLGLQED; encoded by the coding sequence GTGAGCGAACAAGCACAAAACGAAGATTCACAGACGCATCCACCCGTTTCGGGCAAGCAGCGGAGCCTGGAACTGGCGACCGCGGCAGCTCGCGTAGCGATCGAAAATCGTGGTAGCGACGTGATGGTGATCGATGTTTCCGACCAAACGGTCCTCTTCGACTATTTTGTCCTGGCGACCGGAACCAGCCGGCGGCAGCTGCACGCGATCAGCGAAGAGATCGACGATGTGCTGGAAAAATCGCTCAACGACAAACGGATGGGGATCGAAGGCTACCAAGAGAGCCGCTGGATCGTGCTCGATTACGGCACGATCGTCGTCCATCTATTCGATCAAGAGACCCGCGGCTATTACGATCTCGAATCGCTGTGGGCCGACGGGAAACCTGTCGATCTGAAGACGCTGGGGCTGCAAGAGGACTGA